One genomic window of Halolamina sediminis includes the following:
- a CDS encoding zinc ribbon domain-containing protein: MSLVPERLRPYLAGLLGTIATGFGQFYLRRWLRGFGWLALAFAVTFAFVPEGTLVAMSSGEAIADSTALYPTMAVQFAGAFDAFLLAYRRQTDRNVTPDVDVPVVSEENPEMVTCPNCGKEVDADLEFCHWCTTEFTSADSE, encoded by the coding sequence ATGTCGTTGGTTCCGGAGCGACTCCGGCCGTACCTGGCCGGGCTGTTGGGCACTATCGCGACCGGGTTCGGGCAGTTCTACCTGCGGCGCTGGCTACGCGGGTTCGGCTGGCTCGCGCTGGCGTTCGCGGTGACGTTCGCGTTCGTCCCCGAGGGGACGCTGGTGGCGATGAGCTCCGGCGAGGCGATCGCCGACAGCACCGCGCTGTACCCCACGATGGCCGTCCAGTTCGCCGGCGCGTTCGACGCGTTCCTGCTGGCCTACCGGCGCCAGACCGATCGCAACGTGACGCCGGACGTCGACGTACCGGTCGTCTCCGAGGAGAACCCGGAGATGGTCACCTGCCCCAACTGCGGGAAGGAGGTCGACGCCGACCTCGAGTTCTGTCACTGGTGTACGACCGAGTTCACGTCGGCCGACTCCGAGTGA
- a CDS encoding TetR/AcrR family transcriptional regulator, giving the protein MGETPPFLADPGTTRESIMRATYLALCEHGYAGLTIQRIGESFEKSKSLLYHHYDDKDELLLAFLQFMLEEHEASVPETADGDAVERLDAILDAMLTPSLAAEHGEFTAAMVELRAQAAHDERYREQFAEHDRAFRDRLVDVIEDGVESGAFREVDPATVAEFLSTTVAGAMTRRVTGGDDVAATAARDELDEYVDRVLLAED; this is encoded by the coding sequence ATGGGGGAGACACCACCGTTCCTCGCCGACCCCGGGACCACCCGGGAGTCGATCATGCGGGCGACGTATCTCGCGCTGTGTGAGCACGGCTACGCGGGGCTGACGATCCAGCGGATCGGCGAGTCCTTCGAGAAGAGCAAGTCGCTGCTGTACCACCACTACGACGACAAGGACGAACTGCTGCTGGCGTTCCTCCAGTTCATGCTGGAGGAGCACGAGGCGTCGGTACCCGAGACGGCCGACGGTGACGCCGTCGAACGGCTCGATGCGATCCTCGACGCGATGCTCACGCCCTCCCTCGCCGCGGAGCACGGGGAGTTCACCGCCGCGATGGTCGAACTCCGGGCGCAGGCCGCCCACGACGAGCGCTACCGCGAGCAGTTCGCCGAGCACGACCGGGCGTTCCGCGACCGGCTCGTCGACGTGATCGAGGACGGCGTCGAGTCCGGCGCCTTCCGGGAGGTCGACCCCGCGACCGTCGCGGAGTTTCTGAGTACGACCGTCGCCGGCGCGATGACCCGCCGCGTGACCGGCGGCGACGACGTGGCGGCGACGGCCGCCCGCGACGAACTCGACGAGTACGTCGACCGCGTGCTGCTGGCCGAGGACTGA
- a CDS encoding DUF7529 family protein yields MPGDHPLARAWTRVRNVVSSTAATYREDGRDVVEVVADHATAREADDTVTLSFTVTGDVADELAAAVDDDATYRTEVQYVDVDGTRLFVLEVRAPEAPVVLLAGGVGHDSLRPHASQPDAPARTLVRRVDGREAARFGHERVAPFVDELG; encoded by the coding sequence ATGCCGGGCGATCACCCCCTCGCGAGGGCGTGGACGCGCGTCCGGAACGTCGTAAGTTCGACCGCGGCGACGTACCGCGAGGACGGTCGTGACGTCGTCGAAGTCGTGGCCGACCACGCGACGGCGCGGGAGGCCGACGACACGGTGACGCTGAGCTTCACCGTCACGGGAGACGTTGCGGACGAACTGGCGGCGGCCGTCGATGACGACGCGACGTACCGGACCGAGGTGCAGTACGTCGACGTGGACGGAACGCGGCTGTTCGTGCTCGAAGTGCGTGCGCCCGAGGCGCCGGTCGTCCTGCTCGCGGGCGGCGTGGGCCACGACTCGCTGCGGCCGCACGCGTCCCAGCCGGACGCCCCCGCCCGCACGCTCGTCCGCCGCGTCGACGGGCGCGAGGCGGCCCGGTTCGGCCACGAACGGGTCGCACCGTTCGTCGACGAGCTCGGGTAG
- a CDS encoding ABC transporter permease translates to MSGEVYQRDAGRRRLPVLVNSAAGWALVAGLLVLPEFGALLQFATELLPLGAGVSSLADSIPTLISRETIPNQGANVPGSGWQGTFLGLSPAGAWALRVAVAFLYGGVWCVWLWYGYRLWRRKYRDADWTPRDDAVRGFGRHRWGQFGLVVVVLFLILSIFAPALGPTTMERNVEDPFSYEVSYYDEDAGEVRTVTVGQANLESTSQGIEERNVGLFSYDRYNRYHPFGTLPSGQDLFTAVALGARVSLFIGLVAITVSAVVSAALALISAYYGGLVDLAIVLLSDATQSLPQLLVVIMLSVVLSQTWIAGLYNGAVLLSLIFALTGWPSLWRAVRGPALQVSERTWVDAADGYGLDSPRTMLRHIFPFVVGYLLVYASMSLGGIIIGAAGLSFLGLGVTAPTPEWGRLVNVGQPLLTTVSWHIAVMPGVLIVIVVTGFNALGDGIRDAIDSETNLENEEEASAAASGAGG, encoded by the coding sequence ATGAGCGGGGAGGTCTATCAGCGGGACGCCGGCAGGCGCCGGCTCCCCGTCCTCGTGAACTCCGCCGCCGGCTGGGCGCTAGTCGCTGGCCTGCTGGTGCTGCCGGAGTTCGGCGCGCTGCTGCAGTTCGCCACCGAGCTCCTTCCGCTCGGCGCCGGCGTCTCGAGCCTCGCCGACTCGATCCCCACCCTGATCAGTCGGGAGACGATCCCGAACCAGGGGGCGAACGTCCCCGGCTCCGGCTGGCAGGGGACGTTCCTCGGGCTGTCGCCGGCGGGGGCGTGGGCGCTGCGAGTAGCCGTGGCGTTCCTCTACGGCGGCGTCTGGTGTGTCTGGCTGTGGTACGGCTACCGCCTCTGGCGCCGGAAGTACCGCGACGCCGACTGGACGCCCCGCGACGACGCGGTCCGCGGGTTCGGCCGCCATCGCTGGGGCCAGTTCGGGCTGGTCGTCGTGGTGCTGTTCCTGATCCTCTCGATCTTCGCGCCCGCGCTCGGCCCGACGACGATGGAGCGCAACGTCGAGGACCCGTTCAGCTACGAGGTGAGCTACTACGACGAGGACGCCGGTGAGGTGCGGACGGTGACGGTCGGGCAGGCGAACCTCGAGTCGACCTCACAGGGGATCGAGGAGCGCAACGTCGGGCTGTTCAGCTACGATCGGTACAACCGCTACCACCCATTCGGGACGTTACCCTCCGGGCAGGACCTGTTCACCGCGGTCGCGCTCGGGGCGCGGGTGTCGCTGTTCATCGGGCTCGTCGCGATCACCGTCAGCGCGGTCGTCTCGGCGGCGCTCGCGCTGATCAGCGCGTACTACGGTGGGCTGGTCGACCTCGCGATCGTCCTGCTCAGCGACGCGACCCAGTCGTTGCCCCAGCTGCTGGTGGTGATCATGCTCTCGGTGGTGCTCTCCCAGACGTGGATCGCCGGGCTGTACAACGGCGCCGTGTTGCTCTCGCTGATCTTCGCGCTGACGGGCTGGCCGTCGCTGTGGCGGGCGGTCCGTGGGCCGGCGCTGCAGGTGTCCGAGCGGACGTGGGTCGACGCCGCCGACGGCTACGGGCTCGACTCGCCGCGGACGATGCTGCGGCACATCTTCCCGTTCGTCGTCGGCTACCTGCTGGTGTACGCGTCGATGAGCCTCGGCGGCATCATCATCGGCGCCGCCGGCCTCTCCTTCCTCGGCCTGGGCGTCACCGCGCCAACGCCGGAGTGGGGCCGGCTCGTCAACGTCGGCCAGCCCCTGCTCACGACCGTCTCGTGGCACATCGCGGTGATGCCGGGCGTGCTGATCGTGATCGTCGTGACGGGGTTCAACGCGCTCGGCGACGGAATCCGCGACGCGATCGACTCCGAGACCAACCTCGAAAACGAGGAGGAGGCCAGCGCGGCCGCCAGCGGGGCCGGGGGGTAA
- a CDS encoding ABC transporter permease, translating to MNRLTYLFRRILMSIPVLWLGTTATFLIIRVGPLSPAAAIVGPINSAQAQEQLERIRQQLGLTDPIGVQYVEYMTALITFDLGQSWVVYPGQSTISLLAQFGPRTIWLGLWAVLIPIFVGIPLGIYAGLNANSAEDYAASIGGIVWRAMPNFWLAVILLALLSRTESLFFGAGWESFLIETELVGAPDLSNLGTVDGFVTATKQILPAAFVLGSASMGNELRLSRTAVLEIITEDFVDMAKATGVPDHRIVGKHVLRNAMIPLIPIVTSEAYLLVGGSVLVEVVFGINGIGTLFYEAMTSGDLPLAGSLMFVFILITVSINIAQDLLYTVIDPRIGYEERR from the coding sequence ATGAATCGGCTCACCTATCTGTTCCGGCGGATCCTGATGTCGATCCCCGTGCTGTGGCTGGGGACGACGGCGACGTTCCTGATCATCCGGGTTGGCCCGCTCAGCCCGGCGGCCGCGATCGTCGGCCCGATCAACAGCGCACAGGCACAGGAACAGCTGGAGCGCATCCGGCAACAGCTCGGGCTCACCGATCCCATCGGCGTGCAGTACGTGGAGTATATGACGGCTCTGATCACGTTCGACCTCGGCCAGTCGTGGGTCGTCTACCCGGGACAGAGCACGATCTCGCTGCTCGCGCAGTTCGGCCCGCGGACGATCTGGCTCGGGCTCTGGGCGGTGCTCATCCCCATCTTCGTGGGCATCCCGCTGGGGATCTACGCCGGGCTCAACGCCAACTCCGCCGAGGACTACGCCGCCTCGATCGGCGGGATCGTCTGGCGGGCGATGCCGAACTTCTGGCTGGCGGTGATCCTGCTCGCGCTGCTGTCCCGGACGGAGTCGCTGTTCTTCGGCGCCGGCTGGGAGTCGTTCCTGATCGAGACCGAGCTCGTCGGCGCGCCCGACCTCTCGAACCTCGGCACCGTCGACGGGTTCGTCACGGCGACCAAGCAGATCCTCCCCGCCGCGTTCGTGCTCGGCTCGGCGTCGATGGGGAACGAGCTCCGGCTCTCCCGGACGGCGGTCCTCGAGATCATCACGGAGGACTTCGTCGACATGGCGAAAGCCACCGGCGTCCCCGACCACCGGATCGTCGGCAAGCACGTGCTCCGGAACGCGATGATCCCGCTGATCCCGATCGTCACCAGCGAGGCGTACCTGCTCGTCGGCGGGAGCGTGCTCGTCGAGGTCGTGTTCGGCATCAACGGGATCGGGACGCTGTTCTACGAGGCGATGACTAGCGGCGACCTCCCGCTCGCGGGCTCGCTGATGTTCGTGTTCATCCTCATCACGGTCTCCATCAACATCGCACAGGACCTGCTGTACACGGTGATCGACCCGCGGATCGGCTACGAGGAGCGACGATGA
- a CDS encoding ABC transporter substrate-binding protein, with amino-acid sequence MQDSNEGGRPRRTFLKTAGVVATAGLAGCSGGGNETDSPTTGGGGGETETESETPGSADEGTPTGNTLSLSIPNAANFDPVQIKGDGSQLVSDHVFSELFSLPRGSLEPEAQLVSDYSVSDDGRTYTFQLREDVTFHNGDQLTASDVVYSWERLAASENSQEGGVILDGGFQIEHETTTETVDGEEQEVYEPGSLAVEAVDETTLEVTLASPFFDALFWFAYGSLSPVPEGIVGDIEGYDGEMEYSEFASQSPIGTGPFRTESVETGTEVVLAADEEYHGEEPGPEEIRMQVVQNTQARYQRAVNESVQAFELPNSRFDPSKVSFEESRELGQRIGTYGPLSNDETVNYATWDDAYTAYFIFDCSRVEKPIRQALNYAVNQENFVEQGFRGVGEPAYHQSPPSVYPGGKEAYDQHAEENFPYGYNEALMEEARTTMEDAGYGPDNPASITLSLYNDRNPDAYSRIADILRSKASAIHVDLTIERAPFNTIISEAVSGNLDMYTLGNGLEYPSPMDMLKFGRPYEGNLVRWREDPSDASERAAAAWEQIQNNLGPGESAQQARNEAFITMEEAIWEDAIYLTNYHPRGQQWWYDDVDVPIQSSGFHDRLYDDVTF; translated from the coding sequence GTGCAAGATTCCAACGAGGGCGGTCGTCCACGGCGGACGTTTCTGAAGACGGCTGGGGTCGTCGCCACCGCGGGGCTCGCGGGCTGTAGCGGTGGCGGGAACGAGACCGACTCCCCGACGACCGGCGGCGGGGGCGGGGAGACCGAGACCGAGAGCGAGACGCCGGGGAGCGCCGACGAGGGGACGCCGACCGGGAACACGCTGTCGCTCTCGATCCCGAACGCGGCGAACTTCGACCCGGTACAGATCAAGGGCGACGGCTCACAGCTCGTCTCCGACCACGTGTTCAGTGAGCTGTTCAGCCTCCCCCGCGGGAGCCTGGAGCCGGAGGCACAGCTGGTCTCGGACTACTCGGTCTCCGACGACGGGCGGACGTACACGTTCCAGCTCCGGGAGGACGTGACGTTCCACAACGGCGACCAGCTGACCGCCTCGGACGTGGTGTACTCCTGGGAGCGCCTCGCCGCCTCCGAGAACAGTCAGGAAGGCGGGGTGATCCTCGATGGCGGGTTCCAGATCGAGCACGAGACCACCACGGAGACGGTCGACGGCGAGGAGCAGGAGGTGTACGAGCCCGGGAGTCTGGCGGTCGAGGCGGTCGACGAAACCACGCTGGAGGTGACGCTCGCCAGCCCCTTCTTCGACGCGCTGTTCTGGTTCGCGTACGGCTCGCTGAGCCCGGTGCCGGAGGGTATCGTCGGCGACATCGAGGGGTACGACGGGGAGATGGAGTACTCGGAGTTCGCCTCGCAGTCGCCGATCGGGACGGGCCCGTTCCGCACGGAGAGCGTCGAGACGGGGACGGAGGTCGTCCTCGCCGCCGACGAGGAGTACCACGGCGAGGAGCCCGGCCCGGAGGAGATCCGGATGCAGGTGGTCCAGAACACGCAGGCGCGCTACCAGCGCGCGGTCAACGAGAGCGTGCAGGCGTTCGAGCTCCCCAACTCCCGGTTCGACCCGAGCAAGGTCTCCTTCGAGGAGAGCCGCGAGCTGGGCCAGCGGATCGGCACGTACGGGCCGCTGTCGAACGACGAGACCGTGAACTACGCGACGTGGGACGACGCCTACACCGCGTACTTCATCTTCGACTGCTCGCGCGTCGAGAAGCCGATCCGGCAGGCGCTGAACTACGCGGTCAACCAGGAGAACTTCGTCGAGCAGGGGTTCCGCGGCGTCGGCGAGCCGGCCTACCACCAGAGCCCGCCGTCGGTGTACCCCGGCGGGAAGGAGGCGTACGACCAGCACGCCGAGGAGAACTTCCCGTACGGCTACAACGAGGCGCTGATGGAGGAGGCACGGACGACGATGGAGGACGCGGGCTACGGCCCGGACAACCCCGCCTCGATCACGCTCTCGCTGTACAACGACCGGAACCCGGACGCCTACTCCCGGATCGCGGACATCCTCCGGTCGAAGGCGTCGGCGATCCACGTCGACCTCACGATCGAGCGCGCGCCGTTCAACACCATCATCAGCGAGGCCGTCAGCGGCAACCTCGACATGTACACCCTCGGGAACGGGCTGGAGTACCCCTCGCCCATGGACATGCTCAAGTTCGGCCGCCCGTACGAGGGGAACCTCGTCCGCTGGCGCGAGGACCCCTCCGACGCCTCCGAGCGCGCGGCCGCGGCGTGGGAGCAGATCCAGAACAACCTCGGCCCGGGCGAGTCGGCACAGCAGGCCCGCAACGAGGCGTTCATCACCATGGAGGAGGCGATCTGGGAGGACGCGATCTACCTGACGAACTACCACCCGCGCGGCCAGCAGTGGTGGTACGACGACGTCGACGTGCCGATCCAGAGCAGCGGCTTCCACGACCGACTGTACGACGACGTGACGTTCTGA